In Fusobacterium massiliense, a single window of DNA contains:
- the miaB gene encoding tRNA (N6-isopentenyl adenosine(37)-C2)-methylthiotransferase MiaB, which produces MKKASIITYGCQMNVNESAKIKKIFQNLGYIVTDEIDDSDAVFLNTCTVREGAATQIFGKLGELKALKEKKGTIIGITGCFAQEQGEELIKKFPIIDIVMGNQNIGRIPQAIEKIENNESSHEIYTDNEDELPPRLDADFGSDQTASISITYGCNNFCTFCIVPYVRGRERSVPLEEIVRDVEQYVKKGAKEIVLLGQNVNSYGKDFKNGDSFAKLLDEICKVEGEFIVRFVSPHPRDFTDDVIDVIAKNDKISKCLHLPLQSGSTQILKKMARGYTKEKYLNLVEKIKDRIPNVALTADIIVGFPGETEEDFLDTIDVVKKVSFDNSYMFMYSIRQGTKAATMDNQIDDNTKKERLQRLMEVQNECSYNESKKYMGTTVRVLVEGPSKKNKEVLSGRTSTNKIVLFKGELGLKGTFVNVKINECKTWTLYGDIV; this is translated from the coding sequence GTGAAAAAGGCATCAATTATTACTTATGGATGTCAGATGAATGTAAATGAAAGTGCTAAAATAAAAAAAATATTTCAAAACTTAGGTTACATTGTTACTGATGAAATAGATGATTCTGACGCAGTGTTTTTAAATACTTGTACAGTCAGAGAAGGAGCAGCTACTCAAATATTTGGTAAATTAGGAGAGTTAAAGGCTTTAAAAGAAAAAAAAGGAACAATTATTGGAATTACAGGTTGCTTTGCTCAAGAACAAGGTGAAGAATTAATAAAAAAATTTCCAATAATAGATATTGTAATGGGAAACCAAAATATAGGTAGAATCCCTCAAGCAATTGAAAAAATAGAAAATAATGAAAGTTCTCACGAAATATACACAGATAACGAAGATGAATTACCTCCAAGATTAGATGCAGATTTTGGTTCTGATCAAACAGCATCTATATCTATAACATATGGCTGTAACAACTTCTGTACTTTTTGTATAGTTCCTTATGTTAGAGGGCGTGAGAGATCTGTTCCTCTAGAAGAAATTGTTCGTGATGTCGAGCAATATGTAAAAAAAGGAGCTAAAGAAATAGTTTTACTAGGTCAAAATGTAAATTCATATGGAAAAGACTTTAAAAATGGAGATTCTTTTGCTAAGTTATTAGATGAAATTTGTAAAGTTGAAGGAGAATTTATCGTTAGATTTGTATCTCCACATCCAAGGGATTTTACTGACGATGTTATAGATGTTATAGCTAAAAATGATAAAATATCTAAGTGTTTACATCTTCCATTGCAATCTGGTTCTACTCAAATATTGAAAAAAATGGCTAGGGGATACACTAAAGAAAAATATTTAAATTTAGTTGAAAAAATTAAAGATAGAATTCCTAATGTTGCTTTAACTGCAGATATAATAGTTGGTTTTCCTGGAGAAACAGAAGAAGATTTCTTAGATACTATTGATGTAGTAAAAAAAGTTAGTTTTGATAATTCTTATATGTTTATGTACTCAATAAGACAAGGAACTAAAGCTGCAACAATGGATAATCAAATAGATGATAATACAAAAAAAGAGAGATTACAAAGATTAATGGAAGTTCAAAATGAGTGCTCATATAACGAAAGCAAAAAATATATGGGAACAACCGTTAGAGTTTTAGTTGAAGGTCCAAGTAAAAAAAATAAAGAAGTTTTATCAGGAAGAACTTCAACTAATAAAATAGTATTGTTTAAAGGGGAGCTTGGATTAAAGGGAACTTTTGTCAATGTAAAAATAAATGAGTGTAAAACTTGGACTCTATACGGAGACATAGTATAA
- the rho gene encoding transcription termination factor Rho — protein sequence MEILDKLLLKELVEITKTLEIENISGHKKEDYKNAITSFLNDYDTEIVFGLLEIAPDGYGFIRQTTNGKDAYVSASQIRKFKLRRGDSLLCEVRKPIGDEKNYALRRLIKANGVDLETLENRVPFEDLTPSYPNEKFELGLEKTNISGRILDLVAPIGRGQRSLIIAPPKAGKTTFISSIANSLVKGKKADDVWILLIDERPEEVTDIKENVEGAQVFSSTFDDDPKNHIKVTEELLEKAKTKVEDGQNIVILLDSLTRLARAYNIVMPSSGKLLSGGIDPTALYYPKNFFGAARNIRGGGSLTIIATILVDTGSKMDDIIYEEFKSTGNCDIYLDRQLAELRIFPAIDITKSGTRKEELLLDKKQIDNIWKLRRVLNDFDNKMNATSALIKAMKITKDNNELLNNIPKILF from the coding sequence ATGGAAATACTAGATAAGCTACTATTAAAAGAATTAGTAGAAATCACAAAAACTTTAGAGATAGAAAATATCTCTGGTCATAAAAAAGAAGATTATAAAAATGCTATAACAAGTTTTTTAAATGATTATGATACAGAAATCGTATTTGGACTTTTAGAAATAGCTCCAGATGGATATGGCTTCATCAGACAAACTACAAATGGAAAAGACGCTTATGTTTCAGCATCACAAATTAGAAAATTCAAATTAAGAAGAGGAGATTCTTTACTATGTGAAGTCAGAAAACCTATTGGTGATGAAAAAAATTATGCTCTAAGAAGATTAATTAAAGCTAATGGTGTTGATCTTGAAACTCTTGAAAATAGAGTTCCTTTTGAAGATTTAACTCCTTCATATCCAAATGAAAAATTTGAATTAGGTCTTGAAAAAACTAATATTTCAGGTAGAATTTTAGATTTAGTTGCACCTATTGGAAGAGGTCAAAGATCTCTTATAATAGCTCCTCCAAAAGCTGGTAAAACTACTTTTATAAGTTCTATTGCTAATTCTTTAGTAAAAGGAAAAAAAGCTGATGATGTTTGGATCTTACTTATAGATGAAAGACCTGAAGAAGTTACCGATATAAAAGAAAATGTCGAAGGAGCTCAAGTATTTTCATCTACGTTTGATGATGATCCTAAAAATCATATAAAAGTTACTGAAGAACTACTTGAAAAGGCTAAAACAAAAGTTGAGGATGGACAAAATATTGTTATATTATTAGACTCATTAACTAGACTAGCAAGAGCATACAATATTGTTATGCCATCTAGTGGAAAATTGCTATCCGGTGGTATAGATCCAACTGCACTATACTATCCTAAGAATTTTTTTGGTGCTGCAAGAAATATTAGAGGTGGAGGAAGTCTTACTATCATTGCAACAATACTTGTTGATACTGGCAGCAAAATGGACGATATTATTTACGAAGAATTTAAGTCAACTGGTAACTGTGATATCTATTTAGATAGACAACTAGCTGAACTAAGGATATTTCCAGCTATTGATATAACAAAATCTGGAACAAGAAAAGAAGAATTACTTTTAGATAAAAAACAAATAGATAACATTTGGAAGTTGAGAAGAGTTTTAAATGATTTTGACAATAAAATGAATGCAACCTCAGCACTAATAAAAGCAATGAAAATAACTAAGGACAATAATGAGTTACTGAATAATATTCCAAAAATATTATTTTAA
- a CDS encoding peptidoglycan DD-metalloendopeptidase family protein, with product MNKKIKKIISYLLILLIVIFSFRLYINSDREIVNYENFTDYFQAGEADNGGLEIADSNFTTFTKDYTFIKKEEEKVEEEKKKPVKKEVTTVQYKVQKRDNVASIAKKFGVSQDTIKMNNTDVMNGRLKVGSTLTFPSQNGLYYKIQKGETLSKIAKKYGISVVDIVDNNNINPKRLKPGTTLYLKNVSLKKFQDVEERLIAASKPKEKVKEKDKEKVKGSKKDSHQTTDTSIPTTHESKASKETAVEEENDYTPHESESFAFPVRYAGVSSPFGNRYHPVLRRYILHTGVDLNAKYVPLRAAKDGVVTFAGYMSGYGKIIIIKHANGYETRYAHLSVISTNVGEHVNQGDLIGKTGNSGRVTGPHLHFEIRYNGVPKNPMKYLR from the coding sequence ATGAATAAAAAAATAAAAAAAATTATATCTTATTTACTAATATTGCTTATAGTAATATTTAGCTTTAGGTTATATATAAATTCAGATAGAGAAATAGTAAACTATGAAAACTTTACAGATTACTTCCAAGCTGGAGAAGCAGATAACGGTGGACTAGAAATTGCCGATTCAAACTTTACAACTTTTACTAAAGACTATACTTTCATTAAAAAAGAGGAAGAAAAAGTTGAAGAAGAAAAGAAAAAACCAGTAAAAAAAGAAGTAACAACTGTTCAATACAAAGTACAAAAAAGAGATAATGTTGCTAGTATTGCTAAAAAATTTGGTGTTAGTCAAGATACTATAAAAATGAATAATACTGATGTCATGAATGGTCGATTGAAAGTAGGTTCTACTCTTACATTCCCATCTCAAAATGGTCTTTACTATAAAATACAAAAAGGAGAAACTCTTTCAAAAATAGCTAAAAAATATGGTATAAGTGTAGTTGATATTGTTGATAATAATAATATTAACCCAAAAAGATTAAAACCTGGTACAACTCTATATCTGAAAAATGTAAGTCTGAAAAAGTTTCAAGATGTTGAAGAAAGATTAATAGCAGCTAGTAAACCTAAAGAAAAAGTTAAAGAAAAGGATAAAGAAAAAGTAAAGGGGTCAAAAAAGGACTCCCACCAAACAACTGATACATCTATTCCTACAACACATGAATCAAAAGCTTCTAAAGAAACAGCTGTTGAGGAAGAAAATGACTATACACCTCATGAAAGTGAAAGCTTTGCTTTCCCTGTTAGGTATGCTGGAGTATCAAGTCCTTTTGGTAACAGATATCACCCTGTTTTAAGAAGATATATTTTACATACAGGTGTCGACTTAAATGCTAAATATGTTCCATTAAGAGCAGCTAAAGATGGTGTTGTTACTTTTGCTGGTTATATGAGTGGGTATGGAAAAATTATTATTATAAAACATGCCAATGGATATGAAACTAGATACGCTCATTTAAGTGTTATATCTACAAATGTTGGAGAACATGTTAATCAAGGAGATTTAATCGGAAAAACAGGTAATTCAGGTAGAGTTACTGGTCCACATCTACATTTTGAAATAAGATACAATGGAGTTCCAAAAAATCCAATGAAATATTTAAGATAA
- the ispG gene encoding flavodoxin-dependent (E)-4-hydroxy-3-methylbut-2-enyl-diphosphate synthase, translating into MRKNTRVINVKNLKIGGNNPIIIQSMTNTNSADVEATVRQINELELAGCQLVRMTINNTKAAEAIKEIKKRVNLPLVADIHFDYKLAILAVENGIDKLRINPGNIGSDENVEKVVKVAKEKNIPIRIGVNSGSIEKEILEKYGAPCSDALVESALYHVRLLEKFDFHDIVISLKASNVKMMVDAYRKISNIVDYPLHLGVTEAGTKFQGTVKSSIGIGALLVDGIGDTLRVSLTENPVEEIKVAKEILKVLDLSDEGVEIISCPTCGRTEIDLIGLAKQVEKEFENEKKKFKIAVMGCVVNGPGEAREADYGIAAGRGIGILFKKGSIIKKVKETELLDELKKIIKEDIKV; encoded by the coding sequence ATGAGAAAAAATACTCGTGTAATTAATGTGAAAAATTTAAAAATTGGTGGTAATAATCCAATTATAATTCAATCTATGACAAATACCAATTCAGCAGATGTTGAAGCAACTGTAAGGCAAATTAATGAATTAGAGCTTGCAGGTTGCCAGTTGGTAAGAATGACTATAAACAATACAAAAGCTGCTGAGGCCATAAAAGAAATTAAAAAAAGAGTAAATTTACCTTTAGTGGCAGACATCCACTTTGACTATAAACTTGCAATTTTAGCTGTTGAAAATGGCATTGATAAATTAAGAATTAATCCAGGAAATATTGGTTCTGATGAAAATGTAGAAAAAGTTGTAAAAGTTGCCAAAGAAAAAAATATTCCAATAAGAATCGGTGTAAATTCTGGCTCAATTGAAAAAGAAATTTTAGAAAAATATGGAGCTCCTTGTTCTGATGCATTGGTCGAAAGTGCACTTTACCATGTAAGACTACTTGAAAAATTTGATTTTCACGATATAGTCATTTCTTTAAAAGCTAGTAATGTAAAAATGATGGTTGATGCTTATAGAAAAATTAGTAATATTGTTGACTATCCTTTACATTTGGGAGTAACTGAAGCTGGAACTAAATTTCAGGGAACTGTTAAGTCTTCAATAGGTATTGGTGCTTTATTAGTTGATGGGATTGGAGATACATTAAGAGTGTCTTTAACAGAAAATCCAGTTGAAGAAATAAAAGTTGCAAAAGAAATTTTGAAAGTATTAGATCTATCAGATGAAGGAGTAGAAATTATTTCTTGCCCAACTTGTGGTAGAACTGAAATAGATCTTATAGGACTTGCAAAACAAGTTGAAAAAGAATTTGAAAATGAAAAAAAGAAATTTAAAATAGCAGTTATGGGTTGTGTTGTAAATGGACCTGGAGAAGCTAGAGAAGCTGACTACGGTATTGCAGCTGGAAGAGGAATTGGGATACTATTTAAAAAAGGAAGTATTATAAAAAAAGTTAAAGAAACTGAGTTACTTGATGAACTGAAAAAAATTATTAAAGAAGATATAAAAGTTTAA
- a CDS encoding RNA polymerase sigma factor, translating to MDFDNIYEEYFDRIYYKVLSVVKNDDDAEDICQETFISVYKNLSKFREESNIYTWIYRIAINKTYDFFKKRKLEFEINEDVLSLPEDINFDTSLILEEKLKLIPEKEKEIVLMKDIYGYKLKEIAEIKNMNLSTVKSVYYKAIKDMGGN from the coding sequence ATGGATTTTGATAACATTTATGAAGAATATTTCGATAGAATCTATTATAAGGTCTTGAGTGTTGTCAAAAATGATGATGATGCTGAAGATATCTGTCAAGAAACATTTATAAGTGTATATAAAAACTTATCTAAATTCAGGGAAGAAAGTAATATATATACTTGGATTTATAGGATTGCTATTAATAAGACCTATGATTTTTTTAAAAAAAGAAAGTTGGAGTTTGAGATAAATGAAGATGTTTTATCTCTTCCTGAAGATATCAATTTTGATACTTCTTTAATCTTAGAAGAAAAATTAAAACTTATCCCTGAAAAGGAAAAAGAAATAGTATTAATGAAAGATATTTATGGTTATAAACTAAAAGAAATAGCTGAAATCAAGAATATGAATTTATCTACTGTTAAATCAGTTTATTATAAGGCTATTAAAGATATGGGAGGAAATTAA
- a CDS encoding CvfB family protein, which translates to MIKVGKRQKLVINNFSNVGAYLFAGTDDDKDNILLPNNEIEGKDLKEGDEVEVLIYRDSEDRLIATFRKTEALIGTLAKLEVVDNNPKLGAFMDWGLNKDLMLPNSQKETKVEIGKKYLVGLYEDSKGRISATMKIYKFLMPSSSISKGDIVNATVYRITDDIGVFVAVEDRYFGLIPKSECYDETYNVGDELVLRVIRVREDGKIDLSPKKIISEQMEKDAEKILSKMKILKDKFLFNDESSPEDIKEYFGISKKAFKRAIGNLLKNGHIEKKENYFIIKK; encoded by the coding sequence ATGATAAAAGTCGGAAAAAGACAAAAATTAGTTATAAATAACTTTTCAAATGTAGGAGCATACCTTTTTGCTGGAACAGATGATGATAAAGACAATATATTATTGCCTAACAATGAAATTGAGGGTAAAGATTTAAAAGAGGGAGATGAAGTTGAAGTTTTAATTTATAGAGATTCTGAAGATAGACTGATAGCTACCTTTAGAAAAACTGAAGCATTAATTGGAACTTTAGCTAAATTGGAAGTTGTTGATAACAATCCAAAATTGGGTGCTTTTATGGATTGGGGACTTAATAAAGACTTAATGTTACCTAATTCTCAAAAAGAAACTAAGGTTGAGATTGGAAAAAAATATCTTGTTGGTCTTTATGAAGATAGCAAAGGTAGAATATCTGCTACAATGAAAATTTATAAGTTCTTAATGCCTTCTTCTAGTATATCTAAAGGAGATATAGTAAATGCCACTGTTTATAGGATAACAGATGACATTGGTGTTTTTGTTGCTGTTGAAGATAGATATTTTGGACTTATTCCTAAATCTGAATGTTATGATGAAACTTATAATGTTGGAGATGAGTTAGTCTTAAGAGTTATTCGTGTTAGAGAAGATGGTAAAATAGATTTAAGTCCTAAGAAAATTATATCTGAACAAATGGAAAAAGATGCTGAAAAGATTTTAAGTAAAATGAAAATATTAAAAGATAAATTTTTATTTAATGATGAAAGCTCACCAGAAGATATAAAAGAATACTTTGGAATTAGTAAAAAAGCATTTAAAAGAGCCATTGGAAATCTATTAAAGAATGGTCATATAGAGAAAAAAGAAAACTACTTTATAATAAAAAAATAA
- the pepT gene encoding peptidase T: MYSTMKERFFRYVKFETRSDENSQTIPSTETQLKFAEMLKKELEDIGLENIFINKACFVNATLPSNIDKKVPTIGFIAHMDTADFNAVGVNPQVIENYDGNDIVLNKEKNIIMKVDEFPNLKNYISKTLVTTDGTTLLGADDKAGITEIVEAMKYLIEHPEIKHGTVKVAFGPDEEIGRGADYFNVDEFGADFAYTMDGGPLGELEYESFNAAQASFKIKGVSVHPGTAKGKMINASLVINEIINMFPKDEVPEKTEGYEGFFYLVEVKSTCEDGELIYIIRDHSKEKFENKKEFIRNIVKNINDKYGKEIVTVELKDQYYNMGEIIKDHMYVVDIAKDAMENLGIKPIIQPIRGGTDGSKISFMGLPTPNIFAGGENFHGKYEFVSWESMKSATDVIIEIIKLNVLKEYK, from the coding sequence ATGTATTCTACAATGAAAGAAAGATTTTTTAGATATGTTAAATTTGAAACTCGTTCAGATGAAAATAGTCAAACTATTCCATCAACAGAAACTCAACTTAAATTTGCAGAAATGTTAAAAAAAGAGTTAGAAGATATAGGTTTAGAAAATATTTTTATTAACAAAGCATGTTTTGTTAATGCTACTTTACCTTCTAATATTGACAAGAAAGTTCCTACCATAGGTTTTATTGCTCATATGGATACTGCTGATTTTAATGCTGTTGGAGTCAATCCTCAAGTTATAGAAAATTATGATGGTAATGATATTGTTTTAAACAAAGAAAAAAATATTATTATGAAAGTTGATGAATTTCCTAATTTAAAAAATTATATTTCTAAGACACTTGTAACAACAGATGGTACAACTCTTTTAGGAGCTGATGATAAGGCTGGAATAACTGAAATAGTTGAAGCTATGAAATATCTAATAGAACACCCTGAAATAAAACATGGAACAGTTAAAGTAGCATTTGGTCCAGATGAGGAAATTGGAAGAGGAGCAGACTATTTTAATGTTGATGAGTTTGGAGCTGATTTTGCTTATACTATGGATGGTGGTCCTTTAGGAGAATTGGAATATGAAAGTTTTAATGCAGCACAAGCAAGTTTTAAAATAAAAGGTGTTAGTGTACATCCTGGAACAGCAAAAGGAAAAATGATTAATGCCAGTCTTGTTATAAATGAAATAATAAATATGTTCCCTAAAGATGAAGTTCCTGAAAAAACTGAAGGATACGAAGGCTTTTTCTATTTAGTTGAAGTAAAATCAACTTGTGAAGATGGAGAATTAATTTATATTATAAGAGATCATAGTAAAGAAAAATTTGAAAATAAAAAAGAATTTATTAGAAATATAGTTAAAAATATAAATGACAAATATGGAAAAGAAATAGTTACTGTCGAATTAAAAGATCAGTACTATAATATGGGAGAAATCATAAAAGATCATATGTACGTTGTAGATATAGCTAAGGATGCTATGGAGAATTTAGGTATAAAGCCTATTATTCAACCTATTCGTGGAGGTACTGATGGTTCAAAAATATCATTTATGGGCTTACCTACTCCTAATATTTTTGCAGGTGGAGAAAATTTCCATGGAAAGTATGAATTTGTTTCTTGGGAAAGTATGAAATCTGCAACTGATGTAATTATAGAAATAATAAAATTAAATGTTTTAAAAGAATATAAATAA
- a CDS encoding YgiQ family radical SAM protein produces the protein MKFLPTTREEMKQLGWDSIDILLISGDTYLDTSYNGSALVGKWLVKHGFKVGIIAQPEVDVPTDITRLGEPNLFFAISGGCVDSMVANYTATKKRRQQDDFTPGGINNKRPDRAVLVYSNMIRRFFKGTTKKIVISGIESSLRRITHYDYWTNKLRKPILFDAKADILSYGMGEISMLSLAKALQNNEDWTNIRGLCYLSKEPKAEYISIPSHAECLESKDAFSKAFHHFYLNCDPITAKGLNQKCDDRYLIQNPPSETYSEQIMDEIYSMEFARDVHPYYKKMGMVRALDTIKYSVTTHRGCYGECNFCAIAIHQGRTVMSRSQKSIINEVKDISNIPKFHGNISDVGGPTANMYNVECKKKLKLGACPDRRCLYPKKCPHLQINHNQQVELLKELKKIPKIKKIFIASGIRYDMILDDNKCGQMYLKEIIKDHISGQMKIAPEHTEDKILGLMGKDGKSCLNEFKNKFYQINKELGKKQFLTYYLIAAHPGCNENDMKDLKRYASQELKVNPEQVQIFTPTPSTYSTLMYYTEKDPFTGKKLFVEKDNGRKQKQKDIVTDKKNSKNFRSDINF, from the coding sequence ATGAAATTTTTACCAACAACAAGAGAAGAAATGAAGCAACTAGGTTGGGACAGCATAGATATTTTACTTATATCTGGAGATACCTATCTTGATACTTCATACAATGGAAGTGCTTTAGTTGGAAAATGGTTAGTTAAGCATGGCTTTAAAGTTGGAATTATTGCTCAACCTGAAGTTGATGTTCCAACTGATATAACTCGTTTGGGTGAACCTAATTTATTTTTTGCTATTTCAGGGGGTTGTGTAGATTCTATGGTGGCAAACTATACTGCTACTAAAAAAAGAAGACAACAAGATGACTTTACTCCTGGGGGAATAAATAATAAAAGACCTGATAGAGCTGTTTTAGTTTATTCAAATATGATAAGAAGATTTTTTAAGGGTACAACAAAAAAAATAGTTATAAGTGGTATTGAATCAAGTCTTAGAAGAATTACACATTATGACTACTGGACTAACAAATTAAGAAAACCAATTTTGTTTGATGCTAAAGCTGATATTTTATCTTATGGTATGGGAGAGATTTCCATGCTTTCTTTAGCTAAAGCTCTTCAAAATAATGAAGATTGGACTAATATAAGAGGTCTTTGTTATTTATCAAAAGAGCCAAAAGCTGAATACATATCTATACCTTCTCATGCTGAATGTCTAGAAAGTAAAGATGCCTTTAGTAAAGCTTTCCATCATTTTTATCTTAATTGTGACCCTATTACTGCTAAAGGGCTTAATCAGAAATGTGATGATAGATATTTAATACAAAATCCTCCTTCAGAAACTTATTCTGAACAAATTATGGACGAAATTTATTCGATGGAATTTGCAAGAGATGTTCACCCTTATTATAAAAAAATGGGTATGGTTAGAGCTTTAGATACTATTAAATATTCTGTAACAACTCATAGAGGTTGCTATGGGGAATGTAATTTTTGTGCCATAGCAATTCATCAAGGAAGAACTGTTATGTCTAGAAGTCAGAAATCTATTATTAACGAGGTTAAAGATATATCAAATATTCCAAAATTTCATGGAAATATTTCCGATGTAGGTGGACCTACGGCTAATATGTACAATGTTGAATGTAAGAAAAAATTAAAATTAGGTGCTTGTCCTGATAGAAGATGTCTTTATCCTAAAAAATGTCCTCATCTACAAATAAATCATAATCAACAAGTAGAACTATTAAAAGAGCTTAAAAAAATTCCAAAAATAAAGAAGATTTTTATTGCCTCTGGTATAAGATATGATATGATACTTGACGATAATAAATGTGGACAAATGTATTTAAAAGAAATTATTAAAGACCATATATCAGGTCAAATGAAAATAGCACCTGAACATACTGAAGATAAGATATTAGGATTAATGGGAAAAGATGGAAAGTCTTGCTTAAATGAATTTAAAAATAAATTTTATCAAATTAATAAAGAACTAGGGAAAAAACAATTTTTAACATATTATCTAATTGCTGCTCACCCTGGTTGCAATGAAAATGATATGAAGGATTTAAAAAGGTATGCTTCTCAAGAATTAAAGGTTAATCCTGAGCAGGTACAAATATTTACTCCTACTCCATCAACATATTCTACATTAATGTATTATACCGAAAAAGATCCTTTTACTGGAAAAAAATTATTTGTTGAAAAAGATAATGGAAGAAAACAAAAACAAAAAGATATTGTTACTGATAAAAAAAATAGTAAAAATTTTAGGAGTGACATTAATTTTTGA
- a CDS encoding electron transfer flavoprotein subunit alpha/FixB family protein: protein MNLNDYKGILVYAEQREGVLQNVGLELLGKATELAHDINKQLALKESGDELSEFSGKQETAFNTIDVVAATLEEDEEMTAKIAGIKANHPDAAKVTAVLIGHDVKNLAQELVEFGADKVLVVDRPELKLFDTEAYTQVLNSVITTEKPEIVLFGATTLGRDLAPRVSSRLATGLTADCTKLELLKDKERQLGMTRPAFGGNLMATIVSPDHRPQMATVRPGVMKKIAKLEGREGQIVDFSVELDTSKLKVKVLEVVKEGGNKVDISEAKILVSGGRGVGAKQNFELLEDLAKEIGGIVSSSRAQVDAGNMPHDRQVGQTGKTVRPEVYFACGISGAIQHVAGMEESEFIIAINKDRFAPIFSVADLGIVGDLHKILPILTEEIKKYKATK from the coding sequence ATGAATTTAAATGATTATAAAGGAATCCTAGTGTATGCTGAACAAAGAGAAGGTGTACTACAAAATGTAGGATTAGAATTATTAGGAAAAGCAACAGAATTAGCACACGATATTAATAAACAATTAGCATTAAAAGAATCTGGAGATGAATTATCAGAATTTTCTGGTAAACAAGAAACTGCATTTAATACAATAGATGTTGTAGCAGCTACTTTAGAAGAAGATGAAGAAATGACAGCAAAAATTGCTGGAATAAAAGCTAATCATCCAGATGCAGCAAAAGTAACTGCTGTATTAATTGGACATGATGTAAAAAATCTTGCTCAAGAACTAGTAGAATTTGGAGCTGACAAAGTTTTAGTAGTAGATAGACCTGAATTAAAATTATTTGATACTGAAGCTTATACTCAAGTTTTAAACTCTGTTATTACAACTGAAAAACCTGAAATAGTTCTATTTGGAGCAACTACTTTAGGAAGAGATTTAGCACCAAGAGTATCTTCAAGATTAGCAACAGGACTTACAGCAGACTGTACAAAACTTGAATTACTAAAAGATAAAGAAAGACAACTTGGTATGACAAGACCTGCATTTGGTGGAAACTTAATGGCAACAATAGTTTCTCCAGATCATAGACCACAAATGGCTACTGTTAGACCAGGAGTTATGAAAAAAATAGCTAAATTAGAAGGAAGAGAAGGACAAATCGTTGATTTCTCTGTAGAATTAGATACTTCTAAATTAAAAGTAAAAGTACTTGAAGTTGTTAAAGAAGGAGGAAATAAAGTAGATATTTCTGAAGCTAAAATACTTGTTTCTGGAGGAAGAGGAGTTGGAGCAAAACAAAACTTCGAATTACTAGAAGATTTAGCAAAAGAAATTGGTGGTATTGTTTCTTCTTCAAGAGCTCAAGTTGATGCTGGAAATATGCCTCATGATAGACAAGTTGGACAAACTGGTAAAACAGTTAGACCAGAAGTTTACTTTGCATGTGGAATTTCTGGAGCTATCCAACACGTTGCAGGTATGGAAGAATCTGAATTTATTATAGCTATAAATAAAGATAGATTTGCACCTATATTCTCAGTTGCAGATTTAGGAATAGTTGGAGATTTACATAAAATTTTACCTATCTTAACTGAAGAAATCAAAAAATATAAAGCTACTAAATAG